Sequence from the Aromatoleum petrolei genome:
CCGTGCGGTAGCTGAACATCGACTCTCCGAAGAATGCCCTCCCGAGCCCGATGCCGTAAAGCCCCCCTACGAGCTCGCCATCACACCACGCTTCGACACTGTGCGCATGGCCGAGTTCGTGCATGCGACGATAGGCTGCCTGAATCTCCTGGCTGATCCATGTACCCCCGCCTGATTCGCGCGGTGCCGCGCACGCCGCGACGACTTCGGAAAACGCGGTATCGAAGCTGATTTCGAAGCGGTGTTGGCGCAAGCGGCGGCCGAGCGAGCGCGAAATTTTCATCCTCGACGGGACGAGCACGAGTCTGGGGTCCGGACTCCACCATAGTATCGGCTCGCCCGCGCTGTACCATGGGAAGATCCCCTGCCGGTACGCGGCGAGCAGCCATTCCGGCCTCAGCTCCCCACCTGCGGCGAGCAGGCCCGGAGGGTCAACCAGCGCCGATTCGACCGGAGGGAAGTGCGGACTACCGGCAAGCCAGGGAATCATCGCTTTCTATCATTGCGTGCGGATCGGTCCGATCAGTGGCTGCTCCTTCACCGCTTCATCCGACCCCTCGTGAAAGGTGACCACGTGATCGACATCCAGCCGGATGCCGATCCGCTCTCCGAGTGCGTGGTTGTGATGACTTGGCACCAGCGACAGCACTTTCGCACCGCTCTCCAATTTCAGAGTGTAGAGAATGTCGGCGCCACGGAAGGCCTTGTGCACCACCTCGGCCTGCAAGGCACTCGTGTCGTCGTGCACGATGTCGTCCGGCCGTAGGAGCACGGACACCGTGCAGTCGCGGTCGCAGTTGCCACAGCCGATGCCGCACTCGACGGGAATCGCGCTGTTGAGCGTGCCCAGTTCCACCTTGACCTGATGGTCATTGAGCACCAGTCCCTGAAGAAAGACCCCTTGTCCGATGAAGTCGGCGACGAAGCGATTGGCCGGCCGGTGATACAGGTTGTATGGCGCATCCCATTGCTGGATGCGTCCCTCGTTCATGATCCCGATCTCGTCCGCAACTGCGAAGGCCTCGTGTTGGTCGTGCGTGACCAGGATTGCAGTCGTGTTCGTCGCCTTGATGATGTCGCGCACCTCGTAGGAAAGGCGTTCGCGCAGCTCGACGTCGAGATTCGAAAATGGTTCGTCGAGCAACAGCAGGCTGGGGCGCGGAGCAAGTGCGCGGGCGAGGGCGACCCGTTGTTGCTGGCCGCCTGACATTTCGTGCGGGTATTTGTGCCCCTGGCTGGCCAATCCGACGACGCGCAGCAATTCCGCGACACGCTCGCGACGTTGCTGAGCCTCCAGGTGGCGCAGGCCGAATTCGATGTTCCCTGCAACCGAAAGATGAGGGAACAGTGCGTAATCCTGGAACACCATTCCGATACGCCGTTTCTCGGGCGGGACATGCAGATCGCTCCGGCTCACCACAGCGCCATCGAGCCGGATCACCCCGGCCATGACCGGCTCGAAACCGGCTATGCAGCGCAATACGGTCGTCTTGCCGCAGCCGGACGGCCCCAGCAGGCAGCCGATGCTGCCCTTTTCGAGACGGAAAGAGAGATTGCGGACAACCTGATGACCTCCGTACGCGAGATCGATGCCGGCCAGCTCGAGATGGGACATGGAGAATCCGATACAGCGTTGAAAGGTGCGATGACCATTATTGCATCGCGGTAAGCGAAATGGGATGAATTATAATT
This genomic interval carries:
- the aat gene encoding leucyl/phenylalanyl-tRNA--protein transferase produces the protein MIPWLAGSPHFPPVESALVDPPGLLAAGGELRPEWLLAAYRQGIFPWYSAGEPILWWSPDPRLVLVPSRMKISRSLGRRLRQHRFEISFDTAFSEVVAACAAPRESGGGTWISQEIQAAYRRMHELGHAHSVEAWCDGELVGGLYGIGLGRAFFGESMFSYRTDASKVALAHLARYLESRNFAVIDCQMTTAHLLSLGAVEIARTEFRAGLEVWTREGDGPGRWPRDAGRGFF
- a CDS encoding ABC transporter ATP-binding protein — translated: MSHLELAGIDLAYGGHQVVRNLSFRLEKGSIGCLLGPSGCGKTTVLRCIAGFEPVMAGVIRLDGAVVSRSDLHVPPEKRRIGMVFQDYALFPHLSVAGNIEFGLRHLEAQQRRERVAELLRVVGLASQGHKYPHEMSGGQQQRVALARALAPRPSLLLLDEPFSNLDVELRERLSYEVRDIIKATNTTAILVTHDQHEAFAVADEIGIMNEGRIQQWDAPYNLYHRPANRFVADFIGQGVFLQGLVLNDHQVKVELGTLNSAIPVECGIGCGNCDRDCTVSVLLRPDDIVHDDTSALQAEVVHKAFRGADILYTLKLESGAKVLSLVPSHHNHALGERIGIRLDVDHVVTFHEGSDEAVKEQPLIGPIRTQ